The sequence TTTTTGTTCTGTTACGTTTTGCATAAAGACTGCAGCAAGAACGAAAATCGCGAGGGCGAGGGGCAAAACAAGCCAAAACAAAGAACGCCAACCTAGCCAATCAACGATATAACCGGAAATCGGCGGACCGATAGCTGGCGCCACATTAATGACAAGTGCCATAAGCCCCATAGCATAGCCTCTTTTTTCAGCCGGGTAAACATGCAAAAGGATCGTTTGCACAAGCGGTAGCATCATGCCAGCCCCGATCGCTTGGACGACCCGTGCACTTACGAGTAAGACAAATGAGGGCGCTATCGCTGACAATACCGTGCCGATGACAAAGCATGCTAAGGCAGTCATTGTCAGCGCCCGTGCACTGAAACGGCTCATTAAATAACCCATTGTCGGGATGAGCATCGTCGCCATCAGCAAAAAGGACGTAGTTAGCCATTGCACTTGCGTCGCATTTATGGAAAATTCATCCATAATCGTTGGAAAGGCCGTAATTAATAAAAATTGATTAAATAAAAATAAGAACGACGCAGCCAGAACGGTAATGACCATCATGTTCTCGCGCCAATGGGAATTTGTCGTTTCATTCATTTTTTGCCAAACCTCCTACCGATGAAGTGGTTCAACACCTATTCACTCTACGGTGTTTTTGTTGAAAATGCAACAAAAATAAACGTGTACAAAGCACTTAAGGAAAAATCCTATGATGGGTGAACATGTGAAATTAAGTTAAAAAGACAGCTCCCAGCCTTAACTCGTATGCTGATAAGGGCAAATTGACAAATGCTGTTTCACTTGCTATTATTAAAAATGAATGACATTCAGTCATTAAAGGATGTGTACAAGTGGATAAAAAAGAACGCATTGTTGAAGCAGCGATTGTTGCCTTTAAAGAAAAAGGCGTCGAAAAAACGACGATTACTGACATTGTGAAACGGGCTGGGATTGCCCAAGGGACTTACTATTTGTACTTTCCTTCTAAACTGGCGGTTATGCCTAGCATTGCCGAAGTATTCGTCAATAAGCTGATTGATCGGCTTCATAAGTCCGTCCGCAGCGACTCGATCGAAAGGCAAATTGAGGAAGTTGTTGAAGCCATTTTCTCGATTACGGAAGAGCATAATGATTTGGCCATATTAATTTATTCAGGCTTGACTCAAACGGAGTATGTCAAGGAGTGGGAAATGATTTATGCACCATTATACGACTGGTTTGACGGCATGCTAGCCCGCGCCCTTGACAAGAACGCAATTCGCGAGACAATCAATACTGCCTATACCGCCAAAATCATGGTCGGTGCGATTGAATCAACAGCAGAACAGCTTTATTTGTACGACCAACATGATCAAGCGAGCGCACAAGCACATAAAAATGAGCTCATATCATTTATTAGCCATGCATTAGGAGCAAGCGGTCTGCACTAAGGCGCTTGCCTTTCTTTGGCGGTAAAAATGAATGAATGTCATTCACTAATTCAAAAGGAGTTTGTTCAAAATGAAAAACGGTTGGTTCTATGTCGGCTTAACTTGCCTAGTTGAACTTTTTTGGGTATTTGGCTTTAATGTTGCGACTGTTTGGTGGCATTGGGCAATCATTGTCGCCATTATTCTTATCGATTTCCACTTTCTTTCTAAAGCATGTGAAACGCTCCCAACCGGAACAGTCTATGCTGTGTTTGCTGCCATCGGAACAGTCGGGACTGCCCTAATGGACATCTTTATATTTGGAGGCGCCTTTAGTATCGCCAAAGGGTTGTTTATGGCGCTTCTTGTTATCGGCGTGGTTTTATTAAAATTGGCCGACAACCATACAGACGAAACGAAATCCAATCAGAAAGGAGCGGCTTGACGATGGGATGGTTCTTTGTTGTATTAGCAGCACTGTTTGAAGTCGTCGGCGTGATTGGTTTAAAAAAATACAGCCAACAGAAAACAGTGCTCCATACGATCTTGTTTCTCGGCGGCTTCGGTGCGTCGTTTCTGTTTTTGTACACTTCGTTTAATTATTTGCAGCTAAGCATTGCTTACTCCGTTTGGATTGGACTTGGAACGGTTGCTGCTGTTTTGGTAAACATGATGTTCTTTGGCGAATCAAGGAATTGGCTGCGCTTGTTTAGCTTAGCCATCATCGTCATAGGTGTTACTGGCTTAAAAGCCATTTCCTAATTTTATTTAAACGTTTGATTAATAAAATCA is a genomic window of Shouchella clausii containing:
- a CDS encoding TetR family transcriptional regulator; this encodes MDKKERIVEAAIVAFKEKGVEKTTITDIVKRAGIAQGTYYLYFPSKLAVMPSIAEVFVNKLIDRLHKSVRSDSIERQIEEVVEAIFSITEEHNDLAILIYSGLTQTEYVKEWEMIYAPLYDWFDGMLARALDKNAIRETINTAYTAKIMVGAIESTAEQLYLYDQHDQASAQAHKNELISFISHALGASGLH
- a CDS encoding DMT family transporter, with translation MKNGWFYVGLTCLVELFWVFGFNVATVWWHWAIIVAIILIDFHFLSKACETLPTGTVYAVFAAIGTVGTALMDIFIFGGAFSIAKGLFMALLVIGVVLLKLADNHTDETKSNQKGAA
- a CDS encoding DMT family transporter, which codes for MGWFFVVLAALFEVVGVIGLKKYSQQKTVLHTILFLGGFGASFLFLYTSFNYLQLSIAYSVWIGLGTVAAVLVNMMFFGESRNWLRLFSLAIIVIGVTGLKAIS